From Xenopus tropicalis strain Nigerian chromosome 3, UCB_Xtro_10.0, whole genome shotgun sequence, the proteins below share one genomic window:
- the mex3b gene encoding RNA-binding protein MEX3B translates to MPSSLFADMERNGSGGGGGETLDDQRALQIALDQLSLLGLDNDESTMYDNEPRKKSVNMTECVPVPSSEHVAEIVGRQGCKIKALRAKTNTYIKTPVRGEEPVFVVTGRKEDVAMARREIISAAEHFSMIRASRNKNAAALNGGSVPAPPNLPGQTTIQVRVPYRVVGLVVGPKGATIKRIQQQTHTYIVTPSRDKEPVFEVTGMPENVDRAREEIEAHIAVRTGGLIELADENDFHANGTDVGFDLHGTGSLWSKANPGMTQSSGGRKAFSNYRNDSSSSLGSASTDSYFGGTRLADYSPPSPALSYTNNNNNNGNGYVYSTGSEAISPDCTDLAFESGFDPAPAPPPSAYVWSQLERSTGSAPYNNNANGILLSQRRLNGVGCTAAPRLSPPLHSCNGLSEHPLARRVRSDPGGGLSYSAYSNMGSDSSSSSSSSSSSSSSSSSSSSSSSSSSSSGMRRKGSRDCSICFESEVIAALVPCGHNLFCMECANRICEKNEPQCPVCHAGVTQAIRIFS, encoded by the exons ATGCCCAGCTCGCTCTTTGCAGACATGGAGAGGAATGGGagcggaggaggaggaggcgagACCCTGGATGACCAGCGGGCCCTCCAAATCGCCCTCGACCAGCTCTCGCTGCTGGGACTGGACAATGACGAGAGCACAATGTACGACAACGAGCCGCGGAAAAAAAGCGTGAACATGACCGAATGCGTGCCGGTTCCCAGCTCGGAACATGTGGCGGAGATCGTTGGCAGACAAG GCTGTAAGATCAAAGCTCTGCGGGCCAAGACCAACACGTACATCAAGACCCCGGTGCGCGGGGAGGAGCCAGTCTTTGTTGTGACTGGGAGGAAGGAAGATGTGGCCATGGCCCGGAGAGAGATCATCTCAGCCGCCGAGCACTTTTCCATGATCCGAGCCTCTCGCAACAAGAACGCAGCAGCGCTGAATGGGGGCTCGGTGCCCGCCCCCCCCAATCTCCCCGGGCAGACTACCATTCAGGTGCGAGTCCCTTACCGAGTGGTGGGGCTGGTGGTGGGACCCAAAGGCGCTACTATTAAGCGGATCCAGCAGCAGACCCACACGTACATAGTAACCCCGAGCAGGGACAAGGAGCCTGTGTTCGAAGTGACCGGAATGCCGGAGAATGTGGACCGAGCCCGGGAGGAGATCGAGGCTCATATCGCCGTGCGCACCGGCGGGCTTATCGAGCTGGCAGATGAGAATGACTTCCATGCCAATGGCACTGATGTTGGCTTTGATTTGCACGGCACTGGCAGCCTGTGGAGCAAAGCCAACCCGGGCATGACCCAAAGCTCGGGCGGCCGCAAGGCTTTCTCTAACTATCGTAACGACAGCTCTAGCTCCCTGGGCAGTGCCTCCACCGACTCTTACTTTGGGGGCACCAGGCTGGCAGACTACAGCCCGCCCAGCCCTGCTCTTAGCTAcaccaacaataacaataataacggCAATGGATATGTGTATAGCACCGGCAGCGAAGCCATCTCCCCCGACTGCACTGACCTGGCCTTTGAGTCCGGATTTGACCCTGCCCCTGCCCCGCCGCCTTCTGCTTATGTCTGGTCCCAGCTGGAGCGCAGCACTGGCAGCGCCCCCTACAATAATAATGCCAACGGGATCCTGCTCAGCCAGAGACGGCTGAATGGAGTGGGCTGCACGGCTGCCCCCAGGCTCTCCCCTCCCCTGCACTCATGCAATGGACTGTCCGAGCATCCCTTAGCGCGCAGGGTGCGCAGTGACCCCGGGGGTGGCTTGAGCTATTCTGCCTACAGCAACATGGGCTCggactcctcctcctcttcctcatcctcctcttcctccagcagcagcagtagcagctCTTCCTCATCCAGCTCGTCTTCCTCTTCATCTGGCATGAGGAGAAAGGGTAGCCGTGACTGCTCCATCTGCTTTGAGAGTGAGGTGATTGCTGCCCTGGTTCCCTGTGGGCACAACCTGTTCTGCATGGAATGTGCCAACCGCATCTGTGAGAAAAATGAGCCCCAGTGCCCAGTGTGCCATGCAGGGGTCACCCAGGCCATCCGCATCTTCTCCTAA